The following are encoded together in the Cyanobacterium aponinum PCC 10605 genome:
- a CDS encoding S1 family peptidase has translation MLPVNQLFIKVFRQKWQLWAIAFFLFFTLTFIIQEQKTTQHKTLETKIKEIGKNSKIPKKSLNQTELKEIAKLVNVRVFANIDDHEIGGSGVIIGQRKNSYLVLTNNHVVDNKEINYQIQTHTGKIYKGEVIWQNNDNLIVDDLALLTFESQEQYQTINIKNNYIPKKNELILASGFPFQDNLKQSENIKYTFGNLSQVLPKPLIGGYQIGYTNNVHSGMSGGSILNLQGQLIGINGLGKYPPLGNPYIYQNGNDIPENQVKNMSNLSWGISSQSINKLISKVEQQKNIDFQIQQVE, from the coding sequence ATGTTGCCCGTAAACCAGCTATTTATTAAGGTATTTCGTCAAAAATGGCAGTTATGGGCGATCGCATTTTTCCTTTTCTTTACCCTCACTTTCATTATCCAAGAGCAGAAAACTACCCAACATAAAACCCTCGAAACGAAAATAAAAGAGATAGGTAAAAATAGTAAAATACCAAAAAAAAGTCTTAATCAAACAGAATTAAAAGAAATAGCAAAATTAGTAAATGTTAGAGTTTTTGCAAATATTGATGACCATGAAATAGGTGGTTCAGGAGTAATAATTGGTCAAAGAAAAAATAGTTATTTAGTATTAACAAACAACCATGTAGTTGATAACAAAGAAATTAATTATCAAATTCAAACTCACACAGGAAAAATTTATAAAGGGGAAGTTATTTGGCAAAATAATGATAATTTAATAGTTGATGATTTAGCTTTATTAACTTTTGAAAGTCAAGAACAATATCAAACTATCAATATCAAAAATAATTATATACCTAAGAAAAATGAATTAATTTTAGCTAGTGGATTTCCTTTTCAAGACAACTTAAAACAATCAGAAAACATTAAATACACTTTCGGAAATTTAAGCCAAGTTTTACCAAAGCCTTTAATCGGAGGCTACCAAATTGGTTATACAAATAATGTTCATAGTGGTATGAGTGGAGGCTCAATTCTCAATTTACAAGGTCAACTAATAGGTATTAATGGTTTAGGAAAATATCCCCCTTTAGGTAATCCTTATATTTATCAAAATGGAAATGACATCCCCGAAAATCAAGTAAAAAATATGAGTAATTTAAGTTGGGGAATATCAAGCCAATCTATAAATAAATTAATTAGTAAAGTTGAACAGCAAAAAAATATAGATTTTCAAATTCAACAAGTTGAGTAA